Part of the Moraxella ovis genome is shown below.
CGTCTTTTAGCTTTTGTTTGAAATAGCCCAGCGAGATATAGCCCCACACGTCACGGTTAAAGTCGATCAAAATCGTGTTAAAACGACGCAGTGCATCAAATAGCTCCGCCATGTAGTCGTGCGGCTCAATCTGTGTGGTATAAGGGTTAAAGGTCAAATCTAGGCTCTCAACAAAACCTTGAGAGTGCTTCGCCCAGTTGATGCTTGGATAGGCGGACAGGTGAGCGTTATAGTTACCAACGGCGCCGTTGATTTTGCCAAGCAGTTCTACATTCTTGAACTGCTTTAATTGACGGTGCAGGCGATATGCCACGTTTGCCATTTCTTTACCTAGCGTGGTAGGACTTGCTGTCTGACCATGTGTGCGTGAAAGCATCGGCGTGGCAGCGTAGGTGTCTGCCAGCTTGGCGATTTCATCGATGATGGTTTGCATGGATTCAGCTAAGACATCACGACCTGATTTTAGCATAAGGGCGTGCGATAGGTTATTGATGTCTTCAGACGTACAAGCGAAATGGATAAATTCGCCAGCATCTTTAAGTTCATCAATGTCAGCAATCTGCTCTTTTAGGAAATATTCCACCGCCTTAACGTCATGGTTGGTGGTGCGCTCGATTTCCTTGATGCGCAGGGCGTTATCTTCGTTAAAATTCGCCACAATCGCATCTAGCTTGTCATTGGTAGCCTTACTAAATGGTGCGATCTCGCTGATCTCTGGGTGATTGGCAAGGGCTTGTAGCCAGCGGATCTCAACAGTAACACGAGCGTGAATCAGTCCAAATTCAGACAAAAAAGGGCGAAGAGCATCGCATTTAGATGCATAACGACCATCAAGGGGGGATAGGGCGGTTAGGGCGGATAACGACATGGAATTTCCTTAATGTTGGGTAAGGGTAAGAGTTGGGTGATTATATCAAATTGTCAGATTTATTTAAACCATCAAAGCGCACGATTATAACGGGTTAATAAAAAAGAGCCATCAAGGCTCTTTGTAATGTTTAATTGATTTGGGCGTTGGTTGTTTGTATCACGCCCCCACCAAGACACACATCATCAACATAGAACACGACAGACTGCCCTGCGGTAACGGCTCGCTGTGGCTCATCAAAGACCACACGCACGCCTGTATCGGTGGCAAAAACGGTGCAAGTTTGGTCGGGTTGGCGATAGCGGGTCTTGGCGGTGCATTTTAGTCCGTTGTCATGGATTTGGGGTGGTTCGCCTGTTACCCAGTCCAATTTATAAGCGGTCAATTCGGTGGATTGTAGCCAAGGGTGGTCATGCCCTTGTCCGACGGTTAAGCGGTTATTTGCCAAATCTTTGTGCAAGACAAACCACGGCTCTTCGGGGCGGTTTGCCACGCCACCAATGCCAATGCCCCCGCGTTGCCCAAGCGTGTAGTACATGAGTCCGTCATGCATGCCAATTTTTACGCCGTCATCGGTGTAGATGTCGCCTTGTTTGGCGGGTAGGTAGGTTTGTAAGAAGTGTTTGAATTTACGCTCACCAATAAAGCAAATGCCTGTTGAGTCCTTTTTCTTGGCGGTGGCAAGCTCGTATTTTTCAGCGATTGCCCTAACTTCACTTTTTTCAAGCTCACCCACGGGGAATAGGGTTTTGACGATTTTGTTGCCGCCCACCGCGTGCAAAAAATAACTTTGGTCTTTGTTGGTGTCTAGTCCACGCAGTAAGCACGCCTTGCCGTCCACTTCAAAACTTCGGCGAGTATAATGCCCTGTGGCGATGTAGTCCGCCCCAAGCGTCAAGGCATAATCCAAAAAGGCTTTGAATTTGACTTCTTTGTTGCACAAAATATCAGGATTGGGCGTGCGACCTGCTTTGTATTCTTCCAAAAAATGCTCAAAGACATTGTCCCAATACTCCGCCGAAAAGTTGGCGGTGTGGAGCGGTATGCCCACTTTGTCGGCAACGGCTTGGGCGTCCGCTAGGTCAGTCATGGCGGTGCAGTATTCGGTGCCGTCATCTTCTTCCCAGTTTTTCATGAACAAGCCTTCAACGTCAAAGCCTGCTTCTTTTAGCAGGACTGCCGACACCGAGCTGTCCACACCGCCAGACATACCAACGATGACTTTGATTTGATTGGGGTTTTTGTCGTGAAAAGGAGCGACATCGGATAGGCGGTAGGGGGTGGTATTCATGTTGTTATCTTACTAAATTAAATTTGTCATTATATGGGGTTTTGGGGTGGATTTTCAAGGTGTTGAGCGTGTTGATGAAGGCATTTTTTGGTGATATACTATAAAGTAAATATGCAAGGAGCTAAGCATGTGTATTGCCCATATTCGTAACTCCGACAAAGCCATTCAATCGCTTCAAACGCATTTAATTGAAACTTCCCAAATCGCTTGTGTGTTATCAGGTAAATTGAATTTATCGCAAGCGGGTGAATTATTGGGTCTTATGCATGATTTTGGTAAATATTCACAAGATTTTCAAGAATATATTCGGGCAATGACAGGAATAGATGCTGATATAGATAATGATTATGTTCTGCCCAATGGCAAAAAGATTGACCATTCCACCGCAGGGGCACAATGGGTTTATCAAAATTTACGTCAATTTGATACCAAAAATGGCATTGGTGAATTAATTGGGCAAATACTTGGCTTGTGCATTGCATCTCATCATGGATTGGGTCTGATAGATTGTTTAACACCTGATGGTGAATTAAATTGGAAACGCCGTTTTGATAAATCAGATGAATTAACTCATTTATCCGAATGCCAGTCAAAAGCTGATACAGAAATTTTGCAAAAATCCCATGCTTTGGCTAATGGCGATCTCATCAAAGAATGCCTAAAATTTATTTTACCAATTTTTAAAAATTGTGATATTAAAAATAACCCAAAAATCCAAGAATTTTATTTGGGCTGTTTTGCTCGGTTTTTATTTAGTTGCTTGATCGATGCTGACCGTATCAATAGTGCAGATTTTGAGCGTGAATACCAAAAACCTTTACGCCGTTTTGAACAAAAACCCAATTGGCAACAAGCCATTGAGTTATTAGAAACGCATTTGGCAAATTTTACCGTTCAATATCCCATTGATAAAATTCGCCAAGACATCTCGGAGACTTGCCTATCCCGCGCCAATGACTCACAAGGCATTTACACCCTAACCGTACCCACAGGCGGAGGCAAGACCTTAGCCAGTCTGCGTTATGCACTTCATCACGCCAAAAAACACAATCTTGACCGCATTATCTATATCATTCCTTATACCTCTATCATCGACCAAAACGCCAAAACTGTGCGTGATATTTTGGGGGAGGATTGGGTATTAGAACACCACTGCAACATCGAACCTGACAAACAAAACTGGCAAGACAAACTACTATCCGAAAATTGGGATAAGCCTATTGTTTTTACCACCATGGTGCAATTTTTGGATGCATGGTTTGGTGCTGGTACTCGGGGCGTGCGCCATGTTCATGCCATGACAAATAGCGTGTTGATTTTTGATGAAATCCAAACTTTGCCGATTAAATGTGTGCATTTATTTTGCAATGTATTAAATTGGCTCAATCAATTTGGCAAAAGCAGTGCCATTTTATGCACGGCAACCCAGCCTTTATTACATCAATTAAAAAATCCACAGTTAGGGCAAATCAAATTATCAGACAATCATGAACTTATGGGCTTGGATAATTTAAATCAGTTATTTGATGATTTATCACGAGTACAGATAACTTGTCATCCAAAAGTTGGCGGTTATGACATAGATGATGCAGGTAATTTTTTATTAAAGCAATTTAATCTAACTCCAAGCTGTCTATTTATTGTCAATACCAAGCAATGGGCAAAAGACTTATATCAATATTGTCAAAAAAATAATGTCCCAAAAGAAGCCCTATTTCATCTAAGCACCAATCAATGCTCGGCTCATCGCAGGGCTATTTTTGATAATATCAAACACCGCCTAAAAAATAACGAACCTGTTATTTGTATCAGTACTCAGCTTATTGAAGCGGGTGTGGATATTTCTTTTGCGTGTGTCATTCGGGCATTAGGCGGATTAGATAGCATTGCCCAAGCTGGCGGTCGCTGTAATCGTCATGGCGAAAAACAAAATAAAGGGCAAGTTTTTGTTTTAAATTTAAAAGAGCCGAATTTTGAAAAAGTATTGCCCGATATTTATGAAGGTCAATTATCTGGCGAAAGGGTATTGCGTGAATTTGACGATCAAGATATTTTACAACCCAATGCTATGAATCAATATTTTAATTATTATTTTTATAATCGAAGTGATGAGATGCGTTATGACATCAAAGATAAAAATCAAACATTGGGCAATTTATTAGATTGGTTGTCAGACAATAGCCAAAATATTTATACACCAAAAAATAACAAACGCACCAAACCATTTCCGCTACTCATGCAATCTTTTAAAAGTGCAGGACAGTTTTTTAATGTCATTGATGCACCCACTCGTGCCGTGATTGTGCCTTATGATAAAGGAAAAGATATTATAGCTCAATTATGCGGTGCGTGGGATTCCAAACAAATGTATCAGGCATTGTCAGATGCTCAGCAATATAGCGTGAATGTGTTTCCCAATGTATTTAAAAAACTTATGGATAATCACGCCATTTATGAAGTTCAAGCAGGTTTGGGTATTTATTATTTGGACGATAAATATCATGATGACAATTATGGGTTGTCGCTTGATGAAACAGGCGAGATGACTTTTTACAATCTTTAAAACGCAATAAAAAAGGTATGATATGACTAATGTCAATACATTTAAAAGTGAGCTGTTTAGCTTACGAGTATGGGGTAGGCAAGCGTTATTCACCGACCCCATTACCAAGATTGGCGGTGAGAAATTTACCTATCAAGTACCCACTTATGAAGCCATAAAAGGCATTTTAAAAAGCGTGTACTGGAAGCCCACAATCATTTGGCATATAGATAAAATTCGTGTCATCAAGCCCATTCGCACCCAAAGCAAATCCACCAAACCCCAAGACTGGAATGGCGGTAATACGCTTGCCATTTATACATTTTTGCAAGATGTGGAATATCAGGTGCAGGCGTATTTTACTTGGAATGAGAATTGGGACGAGTTAAAAGATGACCGCAATGCAGGCAAACACACTGCCATTACCAAACGAATGCTAGAACGTGGCGGACGACAAGACATCTTTTTGGGAACTCGAGACTGTCAAGGATATGTTGAGCCGTGTGAATTTGGGGTGGGGCAAGGGTTTTATGATGAGATTGATAATTTGGACTTTGGGCTGATGTTTCATAGCTTTGGCTATCCTGAGGAGACAGGCAAGCATGAGCTTGTCAGCCGTTTTTGGCAAGCGAATATGGCGTATGGCGTGATTGATTTCCCAAGTGTTAATGACGATGTGCTAAAAACTCGCTTTATCCGTGAGATGAAACCTGAAAAGCCCTTTAAGCGTGGCGAGAATGTCAAGCCTGTGGAGAGTGAGGCTGGGGAGCTTGATGTATGAGCTGGATGCAAAAACTTTATCGGACGTATGAGGCGGTCTCATCAAAATCATCTGATGATACGCCCTTGACACCCATTGGGCATACTCAGCAAACCGCCCATATTGTCATTACCATCAATGGCAATGGTGATTTTTTGACAGCAAGTGTCATGCCTGCCAAAACCGCCATTATGCTACCTGCTACCGAATCATCAGAGAACCGCACCAGTGGCGAAGCCCCACACCCCTTGGCGGATAAATTGCAATACGTCGCCCAAGATTATCCAGCGTTTGGCGGTAACAAAAAAGCCTATTTTGGCGGCTATGTGGCACAGCTAAAAGCGTGGTGCGACAGTCCTTTTGCTCACCCAAAAGTCCAAGCGGTACTAAATTATGTCAAAAAAGGCAAGGTTGTTTCTGATTTGGTGCAAGCAGGCGTGTTGCCTGTGGATGTACAAGGCAAAGTCCTTAGCAAATGGGACGAACCAAGCGAAGCCCCCGCCATTTTTTCGGTATTGACAAAAACCAAAGGTGAGATTGAATTTGGGTCGGCTTTGGTGTGTTGGCGTGTTGAAGT
Proteins encoded:
- a CDS encoding CRISPR-associated helicase/endonuclease Cas3; translation: MCIAHIRNSDKAIQSLQTHLIETSQIACVLSGKLNLSQAGELLGLMHDFGKYSQDFQEYIRAMTGIDADIDNDYVLPNGKKIDHSTAGAQWVYQNLRQFDTKNGIGELIGQILGLCIASHHGLGLIDCLTPDGELNWKRRFDKSDELTHLSECQSKADTEILQKSHALANGDLIKECLKFILPIFKNCDIKNNPKIQEFYLGCFARFLFSCLIDADRINSADFEREYQKPLRRFEQKPNWQQAIELLETHLANFTVQYPIDKIRQDISETCLSRANDSQGIYTLTVPTGGGKTLASLRYALHHAKKHNLDRIIYIIPYTSIIDQNAKTVRDILGEDWVLEHHCNIEPDKQNWQDKLLSENWDKPIVFTTMVQFLDAWFGAGTRGVRHVHAMTNSVLIFDEIQTLPIKCVHLFCNVLNWLNQFGKSSAILCTATQPLLHQLKNPQLGQIKLSDNHELMGLDNLNQLFDDLSRVQITCHPKVGGYDIDDAGNFLLKQFNLTPSCLFIVNTKQWAKDLYQYCQKNNVPKEALFHLSTNQCSAHRRAIFDNIKHRLKNNEPVICISTQLIEAGVDISFACVIRALGGLDSIAQAGGRCNRHGEKQNKGQVFVLNLKEPNFEKVLPDIYEGQLSGERVLREFDDQDILQPNAMNQYFNYYFYNRSDEMRYDIKDKNQTLGNLLDWLSDNSQNIYTPKNNKRTKPFPLLMQSFKSAGQFFNVIDAPTRAVIVPYDKGKDIIAQLCGAWDSKQMYQALSDAQQYSVNVFPNVFKKLMDNHAIYEVQAGLGIYYLDDKYHDDNYGLSLDETGEMTFYNL
- the cas5c gene encoding type I-C CRISPR-associated protein Cas5c, with the translated sequence MTNVNTFKSELFSLRVWGRQALFTDPITKIGGEKFTYQVPTYEAIKGILKSVYWKPTIIWHIDKIRVIKPIRTQSKSTKPQDWNGGNTLAIYTFLQDVEYQVQAYFTWNENWDELKDDRNAGKHTAITKRMLERGGRQDIFLGTRDCQGYVEPCEFGVGQGFYDEIDNLDFGLMFHSFGYPEETGKHELVSRFWQANMAYGVIDFPSVNDDVLKTRFIREMKPEKPFKRGENVKPVESEAGELDV
- the mnmA gene encoding tRNA 2-thiouridine(34) synthase MnmA, with translation MNTTPYRLSDVAPFHDKNPNQIKVIVGMSGGVDSSVSAVLLKEAGFDVEGLFMKNWEEDDGTEYCTAMTDLADAQAVADKVGIPLHTANFSAEYWDNVFEHFLEEYKAGRTPNPDILCNKEVKFKAFLDYALTLGADYIATGHYTRRSFEVDGKACLLRGLDTNKDQSYFLHAVGGNKIVKTLFPVGELEKSEVRAIAEKYELATAKKKDSTGICFIGERKFKHFLQTYLPAKQGDIYTDDGVKIGMHDGLMYYTLGQRGGIGIGGVANRPEEPWFVLHKDLANNRLTVGQGHDHPWLQSTELTAYKLDWVTGEPPQIHDNGLKCTAKTRYRQPDQTCTVFATDTGVRVVFDEPQRAVTAGQSVVFYVDDVCLGGGVIQTTNAQIN
- the purB gene encoding adenylosuccinate lyase — its product is MSLSALTALSPLDGRYASKCDALRPFLSEFGLIHARVTVEIRWLQALANHPEISEIAPFSKATNDKLDAIVANFNEDNALRIKEIERTTNHDVKAVEYFLKEQIADIDELKDAGEFIHFACTSEDINNLSHALMLKSGRDVLAESMQTIIDEIAKLADTYAATPMLSRTHGQTASPTTLGKEMANVAYRLHRQLKQFKNVELLGKINGAVGNYNAHLSAYPSINWAKHSQGFVESLDLTFNPYTTQIEPHDYMAELFDALRRFNTILIDFNRDVWGYISLGYFKQKLKDGEVGSSTMPHKVNPIDFENSEGNLGIANAVLSHLGEKLPISRWQRDLTDSTVLRNMGVGFAQSLIAFEACLKGIGKLEINEARLAEDLNQAQEVLAEPIQTVMRRYNVEKPYEKLKALTRGQAMTREMMVGFVNGDELVAVPADERARLAELTPATYIGNADEQAKALKDYLK